The Ignavibacteria bacterium genome contains a region encoding:
- a CDS encoding YihY/virulence factor BrkB family protein, with protein sequence MKRNVKEQTKKLAQTVAGIKKIVSHQKEISFRERINIFLGAVAYYPKAVLLRFIKDDGLFLASGIGFAVVTCIIPLILLVASVLGMMLESPTIAIQSIQEMFGNRLLPIPYLATVRETLVGVIEEIINHRAGFGFVAAFTLIWTSTNLFAFTRSSLHRIYCVQQTQNIFMSILEDIFWVLVLAVLFFVVNFIVWMSSLLQQIIYLLPQAIQTRAEWIEYSFPALLIFAVFTMMFYVIYYRVPDQHVPKKVALISAITTAILWQSAGWFFSWYVMRFPTFGKIYGTYAFLIVSLLWIYYSGITFIIGGEVGQLYREKHQLNFEGEENNAL encoded by the coding sequence ATGAAACGAAACGTCAAAGAACAAACAAAAAAACTTGCGCAAACGGTTGCAGGAATAAAAAAAATTGTATCGCATCAAAAAGAAATTTCCTTTCGCGAACGTATAAATATTTTTCTCGGGGCAGTTGCATATTATCCCAAAGCGGTGTTGTTGCGTTTCATCAAAGACGATGGATTATTTCTCGCTTCGGGAATCGGTTTTGCTGTCGTTACGTGCATTATTCCGCTTATTCTTCTTGTTGCTTCCGTATTGGGAATGATGCTCGAATCGCCAACAATTGCTATTCAATCCATTCAGGAAATGTTCGGCAACCGCTTACTCCCTATTCCGTATTTAGCAACAGTTCGTGAAACGCTCGTTGGGGTGATTGAAGAAATTATCAACCATCGTGCAGGATTTGGTTTTGTTGCGGCTTTTACACTAATTTGGACGTCAACTAATCTCTTTGCGTTCACACGTTCATCGCTCCATCGGATTTATTGCGTACAACAAACGCAGAATATCTTTATGAGCATTCTTGAAGATATTTTTTGGGTTCTCGTTCTTGCGGTATTATTTTTTGTCGTGAATTTTATCGTATGGATGTCTTCATTGCTGCAGCAAATTATCTACCTTCTCCCGCAAGCAATACAAACGCGTGCAGAATGGATTGAATACAGTTTTCCTGCGCTGTTGATTTTTGCCGTTTTTACGATGATGTTTTATGTTATTTATTACCGCGTTCCCGACCAACACGTTCCGAAAAAAGTTGCGCTGATTTCTGCAATAACGACGGCAATTCTTTGGCAAAGCGCCGGATGGTTTTTCTCGTGGTATGTTATGCGTTTTCCTACGTTCGGAAAAATTTATGGAACGTATGCTTTCCTCATTGTTTCGCTTTTGTGGATTTATTATTCGGGAATTACGTTTATCATCGGCGGCGAAGTGGGACAACTCTATCGTGAAAAACATCAATTGAATTTTGAAGGAGAAGAAA